In the genome of Leishmania braziliensis MHOM/BR/75/M2904 contig, possible fusion of chromosomes 20 and 34, one region contains:
- a CDS encoding cytochrome p450-like protein, whose translation MIPITLPVKATAVVATVGALTYATMRALQAVYSAPPNMPEPAIPPNPEDGPLWSVVKRILYRHFYVVRKGDPLKTLQRWCTEFEYKPFVMKIFFRPHVVLSCPGDIEHVLLRADTKFYKDTGYDIVRIVVGRVGLVAVGNKEKHAMHRRILMPIFRSQNIRGLANEIIRVHALHMLGGLFDVIQCGSRQDAVVNLSDHIFRMALSAIGEAAFRASRSESLRVRTHFNAMMKMSRMNYFCPYLKSAAQRNARKILREMSVGLLDKNMQMNQIGARRCVMDALIDELYVHFSMEDVLDHVVNFLFAGHDTASHTMEFLFALLGANKEVQDRLYEALEDLMPSICTCPTVEELMECDYLVAVVKEVLRMYPAAPIIYRDAAEDVYLPESRVVIPKGMTVVITLFSLQRNTHVYGDDVDVFRPERWLYEEGEALRKRCGRCGYIPFSCGKRSCIGQEFGYLELLIVTALLVRHLKMELVGKFPEARYNITLVMSHPVSMRITARDGISVSQIYERIANVLDLNDEDAESAGNAAQEAGGMMGCKETTVRG comes from the coding sequence ATGATTCCCATTACTTTGCCAGTCAAGGCGACAGCTGTCGTTGCGACTGTCGGCGCTCTCACCTACGCCACCATGCGGGCACTGCAGGCAGTATACTCTGCACCGCCGAACATGCCAGAGCCGGCGATTCCGCCCAACCCCGAGGACGGCCCCCTGTGGAGCGTGGTTAAGCGTATCCTCTACCGCCACTTTTACGTCGTCCGCAAGGGCGATCCGTTGAAGACGCTGCAACGATGGTGCACAGAGTTCGAATACAAGCCATTCGTTATGAAGATCTTCTTCCGCCCACACGTGGTACTCTCCTGTCCGGGTGACATTGAGCACGTGTTGCTGCGCGCAGACACGAAGTTCTACAAGGACACCGGCTATGACATCGTGCGCATCGTCGTTGGTCGTGTTGGCCTTGTCGCTGTAGGCAACAAAGAGAAGCACGCCATGCATCGCCGCATCCTGATGCCTATTTTCAGGTCGCAGAACATACGCGGTCTTGCGAATGAGATTATTCGCGTGCACGCCCTGCACATGCTGGGTGGGCTTTTCGACGTCATCCAGTGCGGCAGTAGGCAGGACGCCGTGGTGAACCTCAGCGACCACATCTTTCGCATGGCGCTCTCCGCCATAGGCGAGGCGGCCTTCCGCGCCTCCCGTAGCGAGTCGCTTCGGGTGCGCACTCACTTCAATGCGATGATGAAGATGTCCCGCATGAACTACTTCTGTCCGTATCTCAAGTCGGCCGCCCAGCGTAACGCACGAAAGATCCTCAGAGAGATGAGCGTAGGCCTACTGGATAAAAACATGCAAATGAACCAGATTGGAGCGCGTCGGTGCGTGATGGACGCCCTTATTGATGAGCTGTACGTGCATTTTAGTATGGAGGACGTCTTGGATCACGTCGTCAATTTCTTGTTTGCCGGCCACGACACAGCGAGTCATACAATGGAATTCCTGTTTGCACTGCTGGGTGCAAACAAGGAGGTGCAAGACCGTCTCTACGAGGCCCTCGAGGACTTGATGCCCTCCATCTGCACTTGCCCCACCGTGGAGGAGCTTATGGAGTGCGACTACCTTGTCGCCGTTGTGAAAGAGGTTCTGCGGATGTACCCAGCGGCGCCGATTATCTACCGTGACGCCGCTGAGGATGTGTACCTTCCCGAATCTCGTGTGGTGATCCCAAAGGGGATGACGGTGGTCATcacgctcttctctctgcagcGCAACACACATGTGTACGGCGACGACGTCGACGTGTTTCGTCCTGAGCGGTGGCTTTACGAAGAAGGGGAGGCACTGCGCAAGCGCTGCGGCCGTTGCGGCTACATTCCCTTCAGCTGCGgcaagcgcagctgcatTGGCCAGGAGTTCGGCTACTTAGAGTTGCTTATCGTGACGGCACTGCTGGTCCGCCACTTGAAGATGGAGCTGGTCGGAAAGTTCCCAGAGGCTCGGTACAACATTACCTTGGTCATGAGCCACCCAGTCTCCATGCGCATCACCGCGCGCGATGGCATTTCCGTAAGTCAGATTTACGAACGCATCGCCAACGTGCTTGATCTCAACGACGAGGATGCTGAGTCTGCCGGCAACGCGGCACAGGAGGCGGGGGGCATGATGGGCTGCAAAGAAACAACCGTGCGTGGGTAA